Genomic segment of Dromiciops gliroides isolate mDroGli1 chromosome 3, mDroGli1.pri, whole genome shotgun sequence:
TAACATAACATAAACttaaatacatattatatcaAAATAGGTTCTATATTACATAATTATGTTATATAACATTGTGTATTACaattacattatattttaaatgtccCTATGTGCCTATACTTGAGTGCTATACTTTATCTAAGGTGTTTTCCCGTCTTCATCTATTAAGATGATCATGATTTGGGATGTTTTGCTTTGAATATAATTAATTAtgcttattgttttccttttgttgaaccatccttgcatccCTGGCATAAATACAACTTCTTTCTAATGAATTATTACTTGGATGTTtgacaggattttatttaaaattgtgcACAGTAATTTCTCGCTCTACACCAttgtttctttactttttttcttccctggttTAGACATATATTTAGGACTATGTCTTTTAAAAGGAATCtgagttgagcagaaccaggagaacgttatacacagtatcaacaacattggagataagctgtgatagacttgactcttctcagcaatacaatggtccaagatagttccaaaggactcatgatggaaaatgctctccacatccagaaaaaaacaaaaacaaaacaaaactgtggtaTCTAGGTGCAAattgaccatactatttctattttttttgtttttctttttttgagatttttttccttttgctctaattcttctttcacagcatgactaatgcagaaatatgtttaatgggattgtacatatataacctatatcagattgcttgctgtcttggggaggggggagagaagggagggagggagaaaaatttgaaaatggaaatcttacaaaaacaaatgttgaaaactatctctatatgtaactagaaaataataaatactttcatgatttaaaaaataaaatgatttagctttaataaaagaaaaggaatcttagagtgtcttctttatctattttaagAATGATCTGTGTAATATGGGCACTAATTATTTGCTGTTATTAAGTCTGATAGACTTCTGTAAATGGAACAGGAACAGATTGTGGGGTTTAATTTTTTATCCAATCTCttatgcttttttcatttttctgaattgTTTAATTCATTTGCTTTTAAACTATTaggtttctattttcttctatttatctcaactattttttttcttaattaggactttttcttcttcctttataaacatagtgctttgttattttttgtttcaatgattattttagcAATTCTATTTTCACTAACTCTCCTCCTTTCACTCTTAAACTATAAATCCAACTTGTTACCCCTTTACCTTCTTGGGGGGGTTTTGCTTGACTTACTAGTTTTCTTTGCTATTAGTTTTCTTAGTTTTATCTAtttgattattttgtttcttttttcccctttcagttaTAAAGGGAAGTAAAATCTGTTTCACTATTTTcaaatttgattcatttttaaaaaaatttcattttgtatgcctctttctttaaaagaaatggatgtgggggtggctaggtggtgcagtggatagagcaccagccctggattcaggagtacctgggttcaaatgcggcctctggataagtcacttaacccccattgcccacaaaaaaaaattaaaagaaatggatGCTTGATTCATCTTCCCTTTCTGTATATTCTGGACTTTCAGTCTTTGATTTGTGACCCatgtacttattttctttttcttttgtctccatACTCCTTATGGAATTAAAGATTCTATTTCTTTGGGGTTCCTTCTTCTAATTGGTTTCTATATCTTTGTAGCCTCTGAACACTTTTTTTCTATTATGCCTCCCCTTCAAAACACCAATTCTTGTAGGTGATTAAGAAAATATTGTCCCATGGTAGGAATTTTCTATGGTTCCTGACTATACAGTTCATTATTTTGCTTTGTCTTCTTCATGTTCTTTTCCTCATCCATTTTCCTATAAGGAAAACATCGTAATtaagtttatataagtcttttgTGTATTTTGGTAGGTCAGCCCCAAGGTATTTTTtgaattttgtagttatttgggatgggtttttcctttctattatctCCTCTTGGGTTTTCTTAGTATTATAGAGAAATACTCTTGGTATTTGAAGGTTTGTTTTTTAGAGTGCAGAGCAGATACAGTCTCAGCTACTttttgttgtgagagaaaatagccCCAAAGAGAACCAAGATGGAAAAAACAGACAAATACTTAATCAAATACTTACAGGAGAACACAATGAGGGGGGAAGATCATTCAGAAGAAATTGGACTTTTGCagaaaaccagattaaaattaaGTACAAGAAGAAATTGAGTAAAACTGAAATATAGCATCATCTTGGTCCAGATTCTACCTCTGACCTTTGTGAGAGAAATGTTATGGGGAGAAAAAGCAGGAAAAACAAACGATATAAATTCTTAAgtggaatgaagagaaagaaatggaaaagcaatTTTTGCCAGCAGGTGGCACTGTCTGACAAGGTTGTAGAAAGAGTAGCCCCACTCCCCCACCTTTAGAATTTAGAGCTTGGCTACTCATCCCAAATAATACTTTTCTCATCCCTTCATTAGGCCATTGGGCATGACAGTGCCTTGTTTCGTGCCTCTATTCTATTCTCTCACTTTGAAGGCTGGAGGATTTGCTAAGACATATGGCCATCTAGGTCAATCAAATCTTGTTTACTCCTCATTCATTAATAGGCTAGGTGATAAATGCTTTGATGAGATTATCAGGTAAGAtagtatagagaaaaaagagaaagcccAAGAAAGAAGCTTAGGTGACATCCGCAATTATCTGGTGTGAGAtggatgaagaaagagagaagaaacagtCAGACAGCgggaaggaaataaggagagTAGTATCATAAAATAGACAGGATAGAGGAGAAAAGGGTAAGCAACCATGTAAAAGTCTATAGAGAAGTCAAAagggatgaggattgagaaaagttcACTCACTATATTTGGAAATTAGGTCATTTAGAAACTTCAGAAAGAGCTATTTCAGTTAAAGGATAAAGTAAGAAGCAAGACTATGTAAAGAATCAAGaacttgaaaggaaagaaaatggagatagCTGTTCTAGATGACTCCATCAAGGAGTTCAGCCATGAAAGATAGAATAGGTATAGGAGGACACTAGAAGAAATGggtggatcaagtgagggtttttcaAGGATGGAATATCCATGACCATGTTTGTAGGATGCAAAGGAACaagcagaagaagaaggaaaagcaaagagaagaagcatttattaagtgccaggatCTTGATTTATTCAAAATAGTAACATTAAATGAATCAATTATTATGATATGTATTTATTTGCCAAGCAATACTctatacatattattttattatctataattaatattacatatttacaaatagtatctcattcaatccttatAACAAGAcactattataattcccattttacatttgaggaaactgaagtaaacagaggttaagtgaattatccaAGATTGCACatctagtaagcgtctgaggccagatttgaacttaagtgttcctgaatccaagaccaaagCTCTTATTTATTGTTCTATACAATTGCTTAGCTTCCCTACACAGTGAGTGATTAAGGATAAATGAGAGATTTGGGATGGTAGAGGGAACATTtttcctggagaagatggaatgaaATTACTTGTTCACGTAGAAGGGTTTTGCTTGTGAAGGAGAAGGGCTACCTAATTTTGTGAGACAGGTTCAAAGGAAGATATATTAAGGGAGGGCAACTGAGCCATGTGAGATGAAAAGGATGGTTGATGAATCTCTTGGCACATGACTTCAACACCCCCAAGCCAAGGTTCTTAGCTGAAAGGGTGAGGGAAAAGAAAACCATGGAAGATTTGAGAAGGCATGAAAAGGTTTgcaaaagatggaaatattttTGGTGCATAAACTGCAATTACCTCTGTGgtatttctttttacaaatacttATCATCAGTATTGCCATATATGATACCATGTCAATATTGCCATAGATGTCCCATGGAATGATATTTGTTGATGCAATTTGGTGTGCGtgtgtgggaaaaaaaaatcttttatttacttgtattatttttttgtggggcaatgaggatcaagtgacctgccctgggtcacagagctagtaagtgtcaagtgtctaaggtgggatttgaactcaggtcctcctgaatccagggccagtgctttatccactgtgccacctagatgcccttattTACTTCTTCAATGAAAATTTGTAAGGAATTCTTCCTTTAGCAAcaaactcccttcttccctcctatgTTAATGACAGCAATAAATGCCAAGTGAAGAGTTTGTCTCTTACCTTACAGACAATAGGGTACTGCTTCAGTTTATTGATCAGgagagtgtaacgattggaataacaccacttgctggagacttactgtagaagagttcctcccatgaagcgaaggtctttgagggcaagaccaggagtcttttctttgacgtcaggaagtgacgcgggctagtgggaagaggaaggaagagactggcgctcagtctcaggctctttcctctggactctggtgaagagcggagctagaaatgtgctctccctttaatagataggaatctaggcctttctctctttaccaaattcttgttttccttaataaatgcttaaaagcctaactcttgctaaagcttataatttattggcgaccactcattagatattttggacagactagctagaattttagcccttaacaagagaGAGACAGCTCAACTTTCTTTGGAGGAATATTATGCATTATTTTCATAGAAGGATCCAGGGAGattcctcagacactttctagctatgtgaccttgtgtaagtcacttaacctctgtttgtctagaagatagctaggtggctcaggggatagagccctgggcctagagacaggaagacctgagttgaaatctggcctcagatacttagtagtttatgacactgggcaaatcacttaacctctgtttgccctaatccactaaagaagaaaatgggaaactaaATCAATTCAGCTCATGCCCTGAGGGGCAAAACTAAATATACTGTCTGTTTAACATTCACGCTGTGCTGCTCCCTTACCCGTTTTATTAATTAGTTTGTGTGGGGCACCtgggggcacagtgaatagagcactgtcactgaagtcaggaggacctgagttcaaatctcacctcagacatgtagtagttgtgtgaccctgggcaagtcacttaaccccacttgccttaaacatctggggccatctccagttgtcctgctgTATaactttccactggacccagatggctctggaggagtgaggctggtgaccatCCATAACCCTCCCTGTACATCCTGTATTTTCTCTACTTTATTAAATGACACTTGAAAATTAAATTGAGCTGCTACCTTCTCCCATTCAATATTGTCCATATGAGTGTCTATTGGAATTTTTATCTGGGTTCTCCCAACTCTGATAGGTGCACTTTTACCTTATCTTGCCTAGAGCAAAGTCTCTTTGCCATTTGTCAACTACCTCTTCACCTTCAATCCAGACATTATCCTCATCCTTCTCTCCAAATCCGCAGCCTTGGCTTCTAATCCTTGGCATCTCATCTCTATTAGGAACTGGGATCACCTTATTTTGAGTGGAACTAGACCTCTAtgccactttcttttttattcacacATGGTATACCCTATTTCCACCTCTAGTTCCCATTTGTCTGTTCTCTTTCACATTAGAAGGGGATTTGTTAGAAAGAAAATAgtcttgatttattgattgtttctgttcCCAGAATATAACAAAGTTGCtagtacacagtaagagcttaataaattgcTATCAaccatctaatctatctatctatctatctatctgtctgtctgtctgtctgtctgtctgtctatctatgaGAATCTGTCTCTATTCTCAGGTGGATGACTTCTTTTACTGAGCTCGTCTCTCTGATGACATGTTCAATGCAGGGATAGAGAATCTAGCTTTCTTTATGGGATTGGCTGCCATCATcctcttcctgtcttcaggcACAAGTGAAAGTAATTGCCTATTCAAGGTCCTCCTGAGACTGGAAACTGCTGAAGCTTGACAGTTTTACTGCTGGACTGAATTATTAGTGCTCTACTATGTGACTGCTTTATTATGTGACTCCACAGAGGCACAGTCATCTTGGTTAGTTAACCAACTAATTACACTTATTTCTTCTTGACTCAATCAAATAAAGTCATATTTCCTAAGGAGTAATAAGGTATGAAACAACCTACTCACCCATTTAAGAGATTATCATGACTTGAAACTGttcatattaaattaatttaattgcaTGTGGAGGTAGTACCTTCTACCCAAGACTTACAACAACCATCTGAGTCAGGTAGaaatattgttcccattttacaaatgacaaaactgaagttctgaaaagttaagtgacttcaccaagGCTACACACAAGGAAGAGGAGTCAGTTTTCAAACAGTAACCTTTTAACATAATTGAGTGCTCTTTCTCATAGGGCAGATAAATagctcagtgaataaagtgctgaacttggggtcaggaggacctgagttcaaatccagcctcagacactttctagctgtgtgaccctgggcaagtcacttaaccctgtttgctccagttcctcatctataaaatgagcctgaccaaatgggggtcacaaaaaaatcagacatgattgaaacaactcaacaaccacCTATGAGgtataaatattggagaagagagGGGTACTTGAAAGACAAACAGAGGGGATGATGAGAAAGACTAGATGAAAAGAGTCAAGGAAATGTTATGGTAAGCTGTTGAATGCTTTGCAGGGACATATGTAGGTAGCACTATTCATATCCTCTCATTGAGAAATCCTCCATCATTTTGAATCATTCAATGTACAACCAACTGATTCAAAATTCAAAGGGAGAATTGATGTGATCTCCTCACCAACTTCCTCAGGGCAGTTTTCATGTCCTTATTCCTCAGGCTGTAGATAATGGGGTTCAGTGTAGGGGGCAGGACAGTATAGAAGACAGACACCAATATGTCCAAAGAAGATGGAAAGGTTGAGGTTGGCTTTAAGTAAGCAACTGCTGCACTATTTAAAAAGACAGTGACAACAATAAGATGAGGCAAGCAAGTAGAGAAAGCTTTGGACCGACCCACCACAGAGGGGATCTTCAGAACAGTTGAGAAAATATGGATGTATGAGATAGAAATggagaggaaacagacaaaacTCAAAGAGGAAGTGATGGCAAGGGCTCCAACTTCAGCTGAGTAATTGTCTGAACAGGAGAGTCTGAGGATTTGTGGTATCTCACAAAAAAACTGATGAATCTTGGTTGACTCACAGAAAGGCAAGGAGAAACCTGTAGCTGTATGCAGGAGACCTGAAATTCCCCCACTGAACCATAAGGAAGCTGCCATCTTTACACAGGTCCTTCTCTTCATGATGACTGCATAATGGAGAGGATTACATATGGCCACATAACGGTCATAGGACATCACAGTGAGCAAGGCTAATTCTGTACAGGCTAAGAAAACCACTAAAAACACTTGGCTGAGGCATCCTAAGAAAGAGATGGAGTTACTGTTGGCCAGGGTGTTGCTGATGAATTTGGGAACAGTGACAGAGATGTAGCAGAGATCTAAAAAGGACAAATGCTTTAGAAAGAAATACATGGGGGTATGGAGCTGTTTATCAAGGATGGTAAGGACAATGATGAGCAGATTTCCCAGCAGGGCAACCAGATAAATCAATAGGAATAGGAGAGCATGTAGTATCTGCAGCTCACGGACCTCAGAGAACCCTATGAGGATGAATTCAGTCACCAAAGTAGCGTTGGTCATTCTTTTCctaggagaaaaagggagaaatgagGTATTGAACCCATTAATGGTCAGGTAAGTATGTCAAAAAATCCTACACACCACTGTCCCTACTTCCAACCTGGCCACAGCAGCCATCATTCCAAGGAGCAAAACCTTTGTGAATTTTGACCTGTCAACTTTCTCTGCCAGGGCTGTAGTCACAGCTACCAGAGTCTGAGAAAAGGAACATCTTGTCTCCAAGGTAACTGGTGCATCTCCAAGGTAACTGGTGCTGGCAATGAGTCAACATCATAAATTGACATTACACATtatcatctgctttgctgctttaTCCCAAGATCCATGGAGCCATTTCATCTGACTTAGAACTGAAACCTTCTATTTacattatcttcccccattagaatgtgaactcctagaCAGCAGGGACTGACTAATTGCATCCCCAGATTTTAACATATGCTAATCATTTGGTGAttgctatttattcatttacatcACAGGAAGTTCTAACTAGAAAAGTCCCTTAAGATCATtgagtccaaatccttcattttacagagtacaGAAAATAGTAAGAAACTGGCATGGAGGGATTTGATAAAGGTTGGGTAAATATTGgaaagtgacagagccagaatcAGAGGTCTGATGTCTGGAAGTGAATACCAGACTTATAGTGGAGAGCTGGGGGACACAAAAGGATTTCAAATTCAATATTTTGGGTGTATATTTTATATGAGCCAtccaaaatatatgaaatacaGAAGATATATGGAATATTGGAAAAGGCAAATTCAAGATGAAGGAATGTCCTCTACCAATACAATTTGCCATCTTAGCTCACTTAGCAGGAAAGCCATTTCCCcagggatcacacagccaggatgcaTTAAAATCTGAACTTAAACCTGTCTCTTCCCAGCTCTGAAGCTatctataccaatcaaactatcaaaaatgtttcacagatccagaaaaaataataataaaatccatctggaagaacaaaagctcaaggatatcaagggaataaatgaaaaaacatgaaagaaggtggtctaacattatcagatctcaaactgtattatacaGCTATAATAATCAAAACAGTCTGGttttggctaagaaatagagaggtgaatcagtggaatacaATAGGTAGAAATTCTACtccagtaaatgactataataatctaacATATGCTAAACCCCAAGATGaaagtttttggaacaaaaactcattatttgaaaaaaactgctgacaaaactgaaaacagtagggcagaaactatgtatagaccaacatctcacattatatatgaaaataaagtcaaaataggtacatgatttacacataagcaagcacttaaccccgattgcctcacaaaaacaaaaacaaaaacaaaaaagaaaggtggaTAATGGTCCCCCAACTGGACAACAATGAGCCTTCCTTTGCAACAAAGAAAAGCAGTGCATCAAACTGATTGACAATCCCACCTTgcttatgtgtaaatcatgttaagtgacttgcccagggtcacacagttagtttcaagtgtctgaggctggatttgaacccaggtcctcctgactccagggctgatgctctatccactgtgccacctagctgtccccattatctgactttcaaatgaaaacaaacggcattaataaaacctttaaaaaagaaatagatgggaGAAATGTTTCAGAGTTGGTGTTGACACAATTAGGCAACCATTTAAATGAATAgttagagagaaaggaaagaatcaaaGGTAACAATGATTTTGAACAAAAAGATTAGCAGACTGATGGTGTCAACAACAATAGTATAATAAtgtgtaatattaataataagaaatgtaatataaaaatagcAATGAAACTGAGAAGTAATGAATTTGGGGGTATAATGATAACTTTAGTTTGAGGGGATCCCCAGGagacaactggaaaaataattattgaaCTGGAGACAGATTACTCCATAAggcaatcaaccaataaacacaTCAAAATTCCTACTATTTGTCGGGTACTGCAAAAAGAATTTGGGACATAAATATGAAAGTCAAtgtcctcaagaatcttacatacTATAGGAGGAAATAGCATGGCCACATCTCAGCATATCCAACATATATATTATCAATAAAAGAATTTAGTGGGCTAGTATCTAAGGAGATCAGGAAAATATAAGTGTGAATTTGAACTAAGCTTTGAGGAAAAAGAGGAATTCTAAGAGGGAGCTGGGAAGCAGGTGGGCATTCCACTTGAAGCAAAGGCACTGGGAGGAGGGATGATgtgccatgtgtgaggaacagcagagAGTCCACTATGACTGGACGATGGAGTCTGTAAATGAAAGTAATTTATCAAGTCTTTTGATTGGAGTCAGATTGGGAAGGGGCTTAGGgataatgaaaagaccagatttTATGGGGAAAATGTGTGGGGGTAGAGTTAAAGGATCAATATTCAAGCCCTGGCCTTGCCAtttaatacttgtgtgaccttgatcaacacttctcctccctgtgcctcagttttcttatatgtaacaTGAGGAGGTTACACAAGATGACTTCTAGTGttcctttcctttgtaattctatcatatatatatatatatatatatatatatactatacacatatatgtatatttccaaTATACATGAATCCATgcacacatttatgtgtatatagggTAATCTTTCTAGAGGTGAGCATTAAGTCATCAAAGTAGCTCAATTGGACAAAGGACAAATGAGGGACAGAAGGAgaatcttggatcattgctgcaCTTAGTAGGTGATCAAGAGAAAGCAGAGGAGCTCACAAATGGAGACAATGAAAGCTTTCCAACATTTTGAATTAATGAGGACTCTTAATCTATATAGTATGGATTCCTATTTCATAGCATTTTCATGAATAACACTGTGAAATTACAGTCTAAGAAGGAGATAGGTGATCTTCAGAGACCAAGAATGATGCACATATTTAGTATTCGGTTCTTGtggaatgcaaagaaaaataaaaactcatgaagattggtgaaaaaaaaaattgaagacttTAAGGATGAAAGGGGATTCTGAAATGTGTGTGTGATACCTGACACACCATTAGCTGGACATTGTGTCCTGATAATCTCACCTTTCTGGAGACACAACCTAGCTTGCTGGTCATTAAGTTCAGGTATCCTGCAAACCAGTTGACTCATGGATGATCTCAAATCATCTTCCTGAAGCTTTTATCCCAGGTTTTGTCCTTTTAAATTGGTTGAGCAAGGGAAAATCCCTGCTCCTCTGCAAGTCTCTGTTTTCTGAATTGGGAAAGGACAATATGTTTTGCAGAGCAGATGGCTTGGTTTAGGCAGCAAAAGCCACATGAAAATGCTTCTAACGAATCTGCAAACCCTCTCTCTGCAATTAGACGGCAATTGTCCTCATCTCAGTCTGACCAATCAGCTGATTACCCCTTCTTTCTAATTTACAATAATTGAGAAGGATTGGGAATTTGAAGGGGAAACTTGGGTGTTTCATGATGTAGTAGCATTCAGAAACAGGTCACCCAGAGCCTGGAATGGGGCCCTGTGGGACATAGGATCGCAGAGAGCTGATTGTAATGAGCCCCTGTGGATCTGGGAGAATTGACAAATATACTCTTTGTCCTCATGTTATATTTATGAAATGAGAGACTACAAATGTCTTTTAGGATCATTATACTTTGGGACACATTGTCTACTCGAGCCCCAGTTTAGAGCTAAGAGGAACTTGAGATTATCTGGCCAAACCCCTCATTCTAGATATGAGATAACTGAGGTCCTAGAAGACTAGTTAACTTCAGAAAAGAGGTTAGGAATTTAGATTTGTAACCGGTTAGAAAGGTCAGCTAGCCCAGCTATAGTTTGTGTctaactca
This window contains:
- the LOC122751628 gene encoding olfactory receptor 14A16-like yields the protein MTNATLVTEFILIGFSEVRELQILHALLFLLIYLVALLGNLLIIVLTILDKQLHTPMYFFLKHLSFLDLCYISVTVPKFISNTLANSNSISFLGCLSQVFLVVFLACTELALLTVMSYDRYVAICNPLHYAVIMKRRTCVKMAASLWFSGGISGLLHTATGFSLPFCESTKIHQFFCEIPQILRLSCSDNYSAEVGALAITSSLSFVCFLSISISYIHIFSTVLKIPSVVGRSKAFSTCLPHLIVVTVFLNSAAVAYLKPTSTFPSSLDILVSVFYTVLPPTLNPIIYSLRNKDMKTALRKLVRRSHQFSL